The following are from one region of the Isoalcanivorax indicus genome:
- a CDS encoding alkaline phosphatase PhoX yields MQSISLTRRKLIQAMFYGAGASVLGACGGGSSSSPVTGEPGFPPLDPNLPEPLAAELPLNPGPLADIGPLVESNVDGILIPEGFSIRRVARHLENPVTGLVDPLGLTGYNWHTFPDGGAVFPVEEDGGWVYVSNSETPINGGVGALRFDAEGRLTRAYSILRNTRTNCAGGSTPWGTWLSCEEVSDGLVYECHPLGTPSQAQVRPALGVFRHEAAAVDWQTRTVYLTEDRGDGRFYRFRSFATVTSMTGKPSLDLDNGVLEVLEVEGFENGGYQDDAAQARRVNRVRWVPVIDPHRPQERVRPEVEAATGIGAPGTRFRGGEGLWIQELPEGLRPPVMGAAHPLRAVVFFACKGDNRVLALDVDNDLLEVVFDNDQLIGVGEPFDDVDNLVVSPAGDVVVAEDGDLMRLMVMIPNQPAKILLQVPGGGSELTGPAFTPDGSRLYFSSQRGRAALLSPSGVTYELTIPEAFRRPRAPAPSVMGQIHRRA; encoded by the coding sequence ATGCAATCGATTTCTCTGACGCGTCGTAAACTGATTCAGGCCATGTTCTACGGTGCCGGGGCTTCTGTGCTGGGGGCCTGTGGCGGTGGCTCTTCATCTTCGCCGGTGACCGGCGAGCCGGGCTTCCCGCCACTGGACCCGAACCTGCCTGAGCCGTTGGCCGCAGAACTGCCTCTGAATCCGGGGCCGCTGGCGGATATCGGGCCGCTGGTGGAAAGCAATGTGGACGGCATTCTGATTCCCGAGGGTTTCAGCATTCGCCGTGTGGCGCGCCATCTGGAAAACCCGGTGACCGGGTTGGTCGATCCACTCGGGCTCACCGGCTATAACTGGCATACCTTCCCCGACGGCGGTGCGGTATTTCCGGTCGAGGAGGATGGCGGCTGGGTGTATGTCTCCAACAGCGAAACGCCGATCAATGGTGGTGTGGGCGCCTTGCGCTTCGATGCGGAAGGGCGCCTGACGAGGGCCTACAGCATCCTGCGTAATACGCGCACCAACTGCGCGGGAGGGTCGACCCCCTGGGGCACCTGGCTGTCGTGCGAGGAGGTCTCTGACGGCCTGGTATACGAGTGCCATCCTCTCGGCACGCCCTCCCAGGCACAGGTGCGCCCGGCGCTGGGGGTGTTTCGCCACGAGGCGGCGGCGGTGGACTGGCAGACGCGCACGGTCTACCTCACCGAGGACCGCGGCGATGGTCGCTTTTATCGCTTCCGGTCTTTTGCCACCGTGACCTCCATGACCGGCAAGCCGTCGCTGGATCTGGATAACGGCGTGCTTGAAGTGCTGGAAGTGGAAGGTTTCGAGAACGGCGGCTATCAGGACGATGCGGCGCAGGCGCGTCGGGTCAACCGGGTGCGCTGGGTGCCGGTGATTGATCCGCACCGGCCGCAGGAAAGGGTGCGCCCGGAGGTCGAGGCCGCCACAGGTATCGGTGCGCCCGGCACGCGTTTTCGCGGTGGCGAAGGGTTGTGGATTCAGGAGCTGCCGGAGGGGTTGCGCCCGCCGGTCATGGGCGCAGCGCATCCGCTGCGTGCTGTGGTGTTTTTTGCCTGCAAGGGCGATAACCGGGTGCTGGCGCTGGACGTCGACAATGATCTGCTGGAAGTGGTGTTTGATAACGATCAGTTGATCGGCGTCGGGGAACCCTTCGACGACGTGGACAATCTGGTGGTCAGTCCGGCGGGGGATGTGGTGGTTGCCGAAGATGGCGACCTGATGCGCCTGATGGTGATGATTCCCAACCAGCCCGCGAAAATCCTGTTGCAGGTGCCGGGTGGGGGCAGCGAGTTGACGGGGCCGGCGTTTACCCCGGATGGTTCGCGGCTGTATTTCAGCAGCCAGCGCGGCCGTGCCGCCCTGCTGAGCCCCAGCGGCGTCACCTATGAACTGACCATTCCGGAGGCGTTCCGCCGCCCGCGGGCCCCGGCGCCGTCGGTGATGGGCCAGATTCATCGCCGGGCCTGA
- the rpmI gene encoding 50S ribosomal protein L35 → MPKIKSNRGAAKRFKKTASGFKRKQAFKNHILTKKSAKRIRQLRPKTEVHASDIALVKRMLPGV, encoded by the coding sequence ATGCCAAAGATCAAATCAAATCGCGGGGCCGCCAAGCGTTTCAAGAAAACCGCCTCCGGTTTCAAGCGCAAGCAGGCATTCAAAAACCACATCCTGACGAAGAAATCCGCCAAGCGGATTCGTCAGCTCCGGCCGAAGACTGAGGTGCATGCCTCTGATATCGCGCTGGTGAAGCGCATGCTGCCGGGCGTCTGA
- the pheS gene encoding phenylalanine--tRNA ligase subunit alpha → MENLDALTRQALDAVAGAADLRALDEVRVQYLGKKGEISALLKSLGKLSAEERPKAGALINEARDQVQAALEARKAAMNDAALAEKLAGERIDVTLPGRGELPGGLHPVTRTRRRIEDFFAGLGYTVSEGPEVEDDFHNFEALNIPGHHPARAMHDTFYFPDGHLLRTHTSPVQIRVMEQGQPPFRIIAPGRVYRCDSDLTHTPMFHQVEGLLVDEGITFADLRGTVAAFLRAFFEVDDLAVRFRPSYFPFTEPSAEVDIGCTHCGGKGCRVCKQTGWLEVMGCGMVHPKVLAHGGVDASRYSGFAFGMGVERLAMLRYGVKDLRMFFENDARFLAQFR, encoded by the coding sequence ATGGAAAACCTTGATGCATTGACCCGACAGGCGCTGGATGCCGTAGCCGGGGCTGCCGATCTGCGGGCACTGGACGAGGTGCGGGTGCAGTACCTGGGCAAGAAGGGCGAGATCAGTGCGCTGCTGAAAAGCCTGGGCAAGCTGTCTGCCGAGGAGCGGCCGAAGGCGGGTGCCCTGATCAATGAGGCACGCGACCAGGTGCAGGCTGCACTGGAGGCGCGCAAGGCGGCGATGAATGACGCCGCCCTGGCCGAGAAGCTGGCCGGTGAGCGTATCGATGTGACCCTGCCGGGCCGGGGTGAACTGCCGGGCGGGTTGCATCCGGTGACGCGCACGCGCCGCCGTATCGAGGATTTCTTCGCCGGTCTCGGTTACACCGTATCCGAAGGCCCGGAAGTGGAAGATGATTTCCATAACTTCGAGGCGCTCAATATTCCCGGCCATCACCCGGCTCGGGCGATGCACGATACGTTCTATTTTCCTGACGGCCATCTGCTGCGCACGCATACCTCCCCGGTACAGATCCGGGTGATGGAGCAGGGGCAGCCGCCGTTTCGCATCATTGCACCGGGGCGGGTATACCGTTGCGATTCCGATCTGACCCACACACCCATGTTCCATCAGGTGGAAGGGCTGCTGGTGGACGAGGGCATCACCTTCGCGGACCTGCGTGGCACGGTGGCGGCGTTCCTGCGTGCCTTCTTTGAGGTGGATGATCTGGCGGTGCGGTTCCGGCCGTCCTACTTCCCGTTCACCGAGCCGTCGGCGGAGGTGGACATCGGCTGTACCCACTGCGGCGGCAAGGGATGCCGGGTGTGCAAGCAGACCGGCTGGCTGGAAGTCATGGGCTGCGGCATGGTGCATCCGAAGGTGTTGGCGCACGGTGGCGTGGATGCCAGCCGTTACAGCGGCTTTGCCTTCGGTATGGGGGTGGAGCGACTGGCGATGCTGCGTTATGGCGTCAAGGATCTGCGCATGTTCTTCGAGAACGATGCGCGTTTTCTGGCCCAGTTCCGTTGA
- the infC gene encoding translation initiation factor IF-3, which produces MNDQIQVSQVRLIDDEGEQVGIVSLEDALAAAQAKDLDLVEISPDAEPPVCRMMDYGKHLFDLKQKLKEGRKKQRQTQVKEMKFRPGTDDGDYQVKLRNLIRFLESGDKAKVTVRFRGREMAHQNLGLELLQRVEADLAEVGQVEQRPNMEGRQMIMVLSPLKKNK; this is translated from the coding sequence ATAAACGACCAGATTCAGGTAAGCCAGGTTCGCCTTATCGATGACGAAGGTGAGCAGGTGGGTATCGTCAGTCTGGAGGACGCCCTGGCGGCGGCCCAGGCAAAAGACCTCGATCTGGTGGAGATATCTCCGGATGCGGAGCCACCGGTCTGCCGCATGATGGACTACGGCAAGCATCTGTTCGACCTGAAGCAGAAGCTGAAAGAAGGGCGCAAGAAGCAGCGCCAGACGCAGGTCAAGGAAATGAAATTCCGGCCGGGCACGGACGATGGCGATTACCAGGTAAAACTGCGTAATCTGATTCGCTTCCTGGAGTCCGGCGACAAGGCCAAGGTAACCGTACGGTTCCGTGGCCGGGAGATGGCGCACCAGAACCTGGGGCTTGAATTGCTCCAGCGTGTGGAAGCCGATCTCGCGGAAGTGGGGCAGGTCGAACAGCGACCGAATATGGAAGGCCGTCAGATGATCATGGTCCTTTCGCCCCTGAAGAAGAACAAGTGA
- the rplT gene encoding 50S ribosomal protein L20, which produces MARVKRGVQARRRHKKILKLAKGYYGARSRVYRVAVQAVTKAGQYAYRDRKARKRQFRRLWIVRINAGARANGLSYSRMINGLKKASVDIDRKVLADLAVRDAVAFGALAEKAKASLAA; this is translated from the coding sequence ATGGCTCGAGTAAAGCGTGGTGTGCAGGCCCGTCGCCGGCACAAGAAAATTCTGAAACTGGCCAAGGGTTACTACGGTGCCCGTAGTCGTGTGTACCGCGTTGCGGTGCAGGCGGTGACCAAGGCTGGCCAGTATGCCTACCGTGACCGCAAGGCGCGCAAGCGTCAGTTCCGTCGTCTGTGGATCGTGCGTATCAACGCCGGTGCCCGGGCCAACGGCCTGAGCTACAGCCGCATGATCAACGGTCTGAAGAAAGCATCCGTAGACATCGACCGTAAAGTGCTGGCTGATCTGGCCGTGCGTGATGCGGTGGCGTTTGGCGCGCTGGCTGAAAAGGCCAAAGCGAGCCTCGCCGCCTGA